Proteins encoded in a region of the Malaciobacter mytili LMG 24559 genome:
- a CDS encoding acetolactate synthase large subunit, which produces MKASDLFIKALENEGVEYIFGIPGEENLDLLESLRHSKIKLILTRHEQGAGFMAATYGRLTGKVGVCLSTLGPGATNFATSAAYAQLGGMPMMMITGQKPIKKSKQGRFQIVDIVRMMRPMTKYAKQVVNGNNIPSMVRDAFKIATIERPGAVHIELPEDIAAEEADDNVYPVRDLRYPRADKTAILEAVRMIEEAQRPLILIGAGANRNRIGNALTDLVNDTGIPFFTTQMGKGVVDDNHKLCLGTAALSADDFIHAAISTADLIINVGHDVIEKPPFFMKEGPDATKVIHFNFFPSEVDDTYFPHLDVIGDIAGSIEDLNRALSPQAHWDFDFYKLVIKTINKRLTKYFGDMRFPILPQRAVKTIRDILAPEDILTLDNGVYKIWFARNYKCARPNTLLLDNALATMGAGLPSAMAAKMVNPDKKVITVCGDGGFMMNSQELETAVRLGLDITVVILNDNAYGMIKWKQTGMGFETFGLDYNNPDFVKYAEAYGAIGHRPQSCEEFTETLEKCVNSKGVHVIDLAVDYSLNHAILNDLVKNAETLLEEEGVSNE; this is translated from the coding sequence ATGAAAGCATCTGATTTATTTATCAAGGCTTTAGAAAATGAAGGTGTAGAATACATTTTTGGTATTCCTGGTGAAGAGAACTTAGACCTACTTGAGTCTTTAAGACACTCAAAAATCAAACTAATTTTAACAAGACATGAGCAAGGTGCAGGTTTTATGGCTGCAACTTATGGAAGATTAACAGGTAAAGTTGGTGTATGTCTTTCAACTTTAGGCCCAGGTGCTACTAACTTTGCTACAAGTGCTGCTTATGCACAACTTGGTGGTATGCCAATGATGATGATTACAGGGCAAAAACCAATTAAAAAATCTAAACAAGGTAGATTTCAAATTGTAGATATTGTAAGAATGATGAGACCAATGACAAAATATGCAAAACAAGTTGTTAATGGTAATAATATTCCTTCAATGGTAAGAGATGCATTTAAAATTGCTACAATTGAAAGACCAGGTGCTGTTCATATTGAATTACCAGAAGATATTGCTGCAGAAGAAGCTGATGATAATGTATATCCAGTAAGAGACCTAAGATACCCAAGAGCTGATAAAACTGCTATTTTAGAAGCTGTAAGAATGATTGAAGAAGCACAAAGACCACTTATCTTAATTGGTGCAGGTGCAAATAGAAATAGAATAGGAAATGCTTTAACTGATTTAGTTAATGATACAGGTATTCCATTCTTTACTACACAAATGGGTAAAGGTGTAGTTGATGATAATCATAAATTATGTTTAGGAACTGCTGCACTTTCAGCAGATGATTTTATCCACGCTGCAATTTCAACAGCTGATTTAATTATTAATGTAGGTCACGATGTAATTGAAAAACCACCTTTCTTTATGAAAGAAGGTCCAGATGCTACTAAAGTTATCCACTTTAACTTCTTCCCATCTGAAGTAGATGATACTTATTTCCCACACTTAGATGTTATAGGTGATATTGCTGGAAGTATTGAAGATTTAAATAGAGCTTTATCTCCACAAGCACACTGGGATTTTGATTTTTATAAATTAGTGATTAAAACTATCAATAAAAGATTAACTAAATATTTTGGTGATATGAGATTCCCTATCTTACCACAAAGAGCTGTTAAAACAATTAGAGATATTTTAGCTCCAGAAGATATTTTAACTTTAGATAATGGAGTATATAAAATTTGGTTTGCAAGAAACTATAAATGTGCTAGACCAAATACACTATTATTAGATAATGCTTTAGCAACTATGGGTGCAGGTCTTCCTTCTGCAATGGCTGCAAAAATGGTAAATCCAGATAAAAAAGTTATTACTGTTTGTGGTGATGGTGGATTTATGATGAACTCTCAAGAGTTAGAAACAGCTGTTAGATTAGGTCTTGATATTACTGTTGTTATCTTAAATGACAATGCTTATGGTATGATTAAATGGAAACAAACAGGAATGGGATTTGAAACATTTGGTCTTGACTATAACAACCCAGATTTTGTAAAATATGCTGAAGCGTATGGTGCAATTGGACATAGACCACAATCTTGTGAAGAGTTTACTGAAACTTTAGAAAAATGTGTTAATTCTAAAGGTGTTCATGTAATCGATTTAGCAGTTGATTATTCATTAAATCATGCTATTTTAAATGACCTAGTTAAAAACGCTGAAACATTATTAGAAGAAGAAGGAGTAAGTAATGAGTAA
- a CDS encoding aldehyde dehydrogenase family protein, with protein sequence MSKTIEVTSPFDGRVVGEVPFNSTEEVQAAIDLAHTTFLDHKNALPKYKRVEILEKVVQIMSSQVEELTILCASEGGKPYMDSKVEVQRAINGVKLAIEHLGAFEGKEIAMGHTASSANRMAYTFKEPIGVVAAISAFNHPFNLAVHQVVPAIAVGCPVVIKPATATPMSAIRLVEILEEAGLPKGWAQAVVCGREGGELLATSPKVNFLTFIGSGAVGWYLNSKVANGTRVALEHGGVAPVIVEKDADIDDLIPSIGKGGFYHAGQVCVSVQRVYVHESICEEVATKLATYASKLIVGDQLDPKTEVGPLINHNEVNRVEEWVNEAVEKGGKILTGGKRISDSCFEPTVILNPADDALVSTKEVFGPVVVIYSYSDIEEAFDRANSLEVSFQAAVFTKNIDTALRAVKRLNGTTVMVNDHTAFRVDWMPFGGAKASGLGLGGIHHSMEEMSNEKMMVIKSSVL encoded by the coding sequence ATGAGTAAAACAATAGAAGTTACATCACCATTTGATGGTAGAGTAGTTGGAGAAGTTCCATTTAATTCAACAGAAGAAGTACAAGCTGCGATAGATTTAGCACATACTACTTTTCTAGATCATAAAAATGCTCTACCAAAATATAAAAGAGTTGAAATTTTAGAGAAAGTTGTACAAATTATGTCTTCACAAGTTGAAGAATTAACAATTCTTTGTGCAAGTGAAGGTGGTAAACCTTATATGGACTCTAAAGTTGAAGTTCAAAGAGCTATCAATGGTGTAAAACTTGCTATTGAACATTTAGGTGCATTCGAAGGTAAAGAAATTGCTATGGGGCATACTGCTTCAAGTGCAAATAGAATGGCTTATACATTTAAAGAACCTATTGGTGTGGTTGCTGCAATTTCTGCATTTAATCACCCATTTAACTTAGCAGTACACCAAGTAGTTCCTGCAATTGCTGTTGGTTGTCCTGTTGTAATTAAACCTGCAACTGCAACTCCTATGAGTGCAATTAGATTAGTTGAAATTTTAGAAGAAGCTGGTCTTCCAAAAGGTTGGGCGCAAGCTGTAGTTTGTGGAAGAGAAGGTGGAGAGTTATTAGCAACTTCACCAAAAGTTAATTTCTTAACATTTATTGGTTCAGGTGCAGTTGGTTGGTACTTAAACTCTAAAGTTGCTAATGGAACAAGAGTTGCATTAGAACATGGTGGTGTTGCACCAGTTATTGTAGAAAAAGATGCAGATATTGATGACTTAATTCCATCAATTGGAAAAGGTGGTTTTTATCATGCTGGTCAAGTTTGTGTATCTGTACAAAGAGTTTATGTTCATGAATCAATTTGTGAAGAAGTAGCAACTAAATTAGCTACTTATGCTTCTAAATTAATTGTTGGTGATCAATTAGACCCTAAAACTGAAGTTGGACCACTAATTAACCATAATGAAGTAAATAGAGTTGAAGAGTGGGTTAATGAAGCAGTTGAAAAAGGTGGAAAAATTTTAACTGGTGGAAAAAGAATCTCTGATTCTTGTTTTGAGCCAACAGTTATTTTAAATCCAGCTGATGATGCTTTAGTATCAACTAAAGAAGTATTTGGACCAGTTGTAGTTATCTATTCATACTCAGATATTGAAGAAGCATTTGATAGAGCTAATTCTTTAGAAGTATCTTTCCAAGCTGCTGTATTTACAAAAAATATTGATACAGCTTTAAGAGCAGTAAAAAGATTAAATGGTACTACAGTTATGGTAAATGACCATACAGCATTTAGAGTAGACTGGATGCCATTTGGTGGAGCAAAAGCTTCAGGACTTGGTCTTGGAGGAATTCACCACTCAATGGAAGAAATGTCAAATGAAAAAATGATGGTTATTAAATCTTCTGTACTATAA
- the sucC gene encoding ADP-forming succinate--CoA ligase subunit beta — translation MNLHEYQAKNLFKKYNIPTTNGKLLTHSSQLDDIFNILGEENLVIKAQVHAGGRGKAGGVVITKTKQEAKETVNKLLGSKLVTYQTTSEGQPVNSLYIEKPCDIEKQLYLAFIIDRSSQRVTIMTSTEGGVEIEEVAKNNPKKIMRNKINPVVGIMPYQCRQIAFDLGLDDHQVNQMIPLLQNMYKMFLENDLSLVEVNPLVITTSGDLVCLDAKVQVDNSALYRQRKLNEIRDETQEDPRELQAEKMQLNYVSLDGNIACMVNGAGLAMATMDLIKSHGGEPANFLDVGGSTNEQRVIEAFRIILSDTKVNGILINIFGGIVRCDIIANGIIAAVEKMNMDIPLVVRLEGTNAKEGLELIRNSGLNIIEEQDLDKATIKIIELTKGN, via the coding sequence ATGAATTTACACGAATATCAAGCAAAAAATCTTTTTAAAAAATACAATATTCCAACTACAAATGGCAAATTATTAACTCATTCTTCTCAATTAGATGATATTTTTAATATCTTAGGTGAAGAAAATCTTGTAATAAAAGCCCAAGTACACGCTGGTGGAAGGGGAAAAGCTGGTGGTGTTGTAATTACAAAAACAAAACAAGAAGCAAAAGAGACTGTTAATAAACTTTTAGGAAGTAAACTTGTAACTTATCAAACAACAAGTGAAGGGCAACCTGTTAACTCTTTATATATAGAAAAGCCTTGTGATATAGAAAAACAATTATATTTGGCTTTTATTATAGATAGAAGTAGTCAAAGAGTAACTATTATGACTTCAACTGAAGGTGGAGTAGAAATAGAAGAAGTTGCAAAAAATAATCCTAAAAAGATTATGAGAAATAAAATTAATCCTGTTGTTGGGATTATGCCTTATCAATGTAGACAAATTGCCTTTGATTTGGGTTTAGATGACCATCAAGTAAATCAAATGATTCCACTTTTACAAAATATGTATAAAATGTTTTTAGAAAATGATTTATCATTAGTAGAAGTAAATCCCTTAGTTATTACAACAAGTGGTGATTTAGTTTGTCTTGATGCAAAAGTTCAAGTTGATAACTCAGCACTATATAGACAAAGAAAATTAAATGAAATTAGAGATGAAACTCAAGAAGACCCAAGGGAGTTACAAGCAGAAAAAATGCAATTAAACTATGTTTCTTTAGATGGAAATATTGCTTGTATGGTAAATGGAGCAGGTTTAGCTATGGCTACTATGGATTTAATTAAATCTCATGGAGGAGAGCCAGCAAATTTTCTTGATGTTGGTGGTAGCACTAATGAACAAAGAGTTATAGAAGCTTTTAGAATTATTTTATCAGATACTAAAGTAAATGGTATTTTAATAAATATTTTTGGTGGAATTGTAAGATGTGATATTATTGCAAATGGTATTATTGCAGCAGTTGAAAAAATGAATATGGATATTCCACTTGTAGTTAGACTTGAAGGTACAAATGCAAAAGAGGGACTAGAATTAATTAGAAACTCTGGATTAAATATTATTGAAGAACAAGATTTAGATAAAGCAACTATAAAAATTATTGAATTAACTAAAGGTAACTAA
- a CDS encoding phytanoyl-CoA dioxygenase family protein gives MKLSQEQIDEFNSNGFLLIRNFASSELCDEILQKAKYHLENIIEPIESEQEYLRIEDKNNITVRRLRQVYDREEVFKQWMTNKEIRPILKQLLNDTPVLTLAHHNSIMTKMPKDSSRTTWHQDRRYWNYENDNLLSVWLSLDDEYLENGLLEFIPGSHKIKFEKEQFDETISFKDNIPQNKQLIKQAVHFNLHKGDIVLFHCKTLHHANKNNTSKPKISFVYTVKAKETKPIKGSRSEFKEVILD, from the coding sequence ATGAAATTATCACAAGAACAAATTGATGAGTTTAATTCAAATGGCTTTTTATTAATTAGAAACTTTGCTTCTAGTGAACTATGTGATGAAATTTTGCAAAAAGCAAAATACCATTTAGAAAATATAATAGAACCAATTGAGAGTGAACAAGAATACTTAAGAATAGAAGATAAAAATAATATAACAGTTAGAAGATTAAGACAAGTATATGATAGAGAAGAAGTTTTTAAACAATGGATGACAAATAAAGAGATTAGACCTATTTTAAAACAACTTTTAAATGATACTCCTGTTCTTACTTTAGCTCACCATAATTCAATTATGACAAAAATGCCAAAGGATAGCTCAAGAACAACTTGGCATCAAGATAGAAGATATTGGAATTATGAAAATGATAATTTATTAAGTGTTTGGTTAAGTTTAGATGATGAATATCTTGAAAATGGGCTTTTAGAGTTTATTCCAGGTTCACATAAAATAAAGTTTGAAAAAGAGCAATTTGATGAAACAATAAGTTTTAAAGACAATATACCACAAAATAAGCAGTTAATTAAACAAGCTGTTCATTTTAATTTGCATAAAGGAGATATTGTTTTATTTCACTGTAAAACTCTTCACCATGCAAATAAAAACAATACTTCTAAACCAAAAATCTCTTTTGTATATACAGTAAAAGCAAAAGAAACTAAACCTATAAAAGGTTCTAGAAGTGAATTTAAAGAAGTAATCCTAGATTAA
- the sucD gene encoding succinate--CoA ligase subunit alpha gives MAILLDENTKIMCQGMTGAQGTFHTQKALEYGTNMVCGVVPKKRGLTHLGLPIYNSVRCGIDLTGANASIIYVPAPFCKDSIIEAAENGIELIVCITEGIPVRDMLDVKAAVDANGARLIGPNCPGVITPGIGKMGIMPGEIHKVGSVGIVSRSGTLTYEAVNQSTIAGFGQSTCVGIGGDPIPGSDFIDMLKLFQEDEQTKAIVMIGEIGGTKEEQAAEYIKKYITKPVVSYIAGVTAPKGKRMGHAGAIIDGGNGKAEDKYKALEAAGVATVRTITQIKDALLEVHPKY, from the coding sequence ATGGCTATTTTACTTGATGAAAATACAAAAATAATGTGTCAAGGTATGACAGGGGCACAAGGTACATTTCATACACAAAAAGCACTTGAATATGGAACAAATATGGTTTGTGGTGTTGTTCCTAAAAAAAGAGGTTTAACTCATCTTGGATTACCAATATATAATAGTGTTAGATGTGGTATTGATTTAACAGGTGCAAATGCAAGTATTATTTATGTTCCTGCACCATTTTGTAAAGACTCAATTATTGAAGCAGCAGAAAATGGTATTGAATTAATTGTTTGTATAACAGAAGGTATACCTGTTAGGGATATGCTTGATGTAAAAGCTGCTGTTGATGCAAATGGAGCAAGATTAATAGGTCCAAATTGTCCAGGAGTTATAACTCCAGGAATTGGTAAAATGGGGATTATGCCAGGTGAAATTCATAAAGTAGGAAGTGTTGGTATTGTTTCTAGGTCTGGAACACTAACTTATGAAGCAGTAAATCAATCAACTATTGCTGGGTTTGGGCAAAGCACTTGTGTTGGTATTGGAGGAGATCCAATTCCAGGAAGTGATTTTATAGATATGCTAAAATTATTTCAAGAAGATGAACAAACAAAAGCAATTGTTATGATTGGTGAAATTGGTGGAACAAAAGAAGAACAAGCAGCAGAATATATTAAAAAATATATAACAAAACCTGTTGTCTCATATATTGCAGGAGTTACTGCACCAAAAGGTAAAAGAATGGGCCATGCAGGTGCAATTATTGATGGTGGTAATGGAAAAGCTGAAGATAAATATAAAGCTTTAGAAGCAGCAGGAGTTGCAACAGTTAGAACAATTACTCAAATCAAAGATGCTTTATTAGAAGTTCATCCAAAATATTAA
- a CDS encoding acyl-CoA thioesterase: MEYGTQRLVMYPHLNAAGILFGGQALAWIDEEVIIYAANKLGTTRLALVKMSEVTFKSPANIGDILVIGTELIKIGRTSITVKCELKNKTTNKVIVTVDEVVMVALDYNKKPTPHGLPEPS; encoded by the coding sequence ATGGAATATGGTACACAAAGATTAGTTATGTATCCTCATTTAAATGCTGCTGGAATATTATTTGGTGGACAAGCCTTAGCTTGGATTGATGAAGAAGTTATCATATATGCAGCAAATAAACTAGGAACTACAAGATTAGCCTTAGTAAAAATGAGTGAAGTTACTTTTAAAAGTCCAGCTAATATTGGAGATATTTTAGTAATTGGTACTGAATTAATAAAAATTGGTAGAACTTCAATTACTGTAAAATGTGAATTGAAAAACAAAACTACAAATAAAGTTATAGTAACTGTTGATGAAGTTGTAATGGTTGCTTTAGATTATAATAAAAAACCAACTCCTCATGGACTTCCTGAACCTAGTTAA
- a CDS encoding DUF1653 domain-containing protein translates to MKEKNLQLHKEYIHYKNLKTYIPINFCKIQENDTWVEAILYKADDESLYVRSKAEFIKKFSLKN, encoded by the coding sequence ATGAAAGAGAAAAATTTACAGTTACACAAAGAGTATATACACTATAAAAACCTTAAAACTTATATTCCTATAAACTTTTGTAAAATTCAAGAAAATGATACTTGGGTTGAAGCCATTTTATATAAAGCTGATGATGAAAGTTTGTATGTTAGAAGTAAAGCTGAATTTATAAAAAAATTCTCTTTAAAAAACTAG